Part of the Roseobacter litoralis Och 149 genome, CGCGCCGATGCCCTGCAAGGAAGCGCAGCGCGCAGGCGGCAACAATCATGTAGGACACGGGTAAGATGCGCGCAGATTAGGCGGCGTACGCAACGAAGTCACGCTGTTACACGGGCATCAAGGCCCAGTAATCGAGGTCCAGCAGCACGTTGGGCAGGTATTTCCCATCCTCACCGCGCAGATCAAAGGGGGCGCCGCCCTTGGTCGCCACCAGACGCAAACGGATCGCGCCAACGCCCGGCGCAGATGTTTCGGCCTTGTCCAGCACTTCGGACCAGGCGCGCACGGTATCGCCACTGACACAGGGGTTCGCATGCGCGCCGCCATTCAGCCCCACGATCATCTGCGCATTCGCCAGCCCGTTAAAACTGAGCGTGCGCGCCATCGAGATCACATGCCCCCCGTAAATCAATCGCGAGCCATCCGGGCGCGCCGAGGTGTCAAAGTGAACCTTGGCGGTGTTCTGCCACAGCCGGGTCGCCATCATGTGTTCTGCTTCTTCTATGGTGACGCCGTCCACATGATCAATCGTCTCACCCACCTCGTAATCACCCCAGCGATGCGGCTCACCGGCGAGGGTGAAATCATAGTTCGTGAAATCCAGACCGCGCGGGATCACCAGCGTGTCCGGCGCGACCACTTTGGCAAGGTCCGGCACCACCGGTTCGGGCGCATCCGCCTCCGGGTCCCGTTTGCGCACCATCACCCAGCGCACATAGTCCATGACCGTTTCATCGTTCTGGTTCAGGCCGGTGGTACGCACCCAGACCACGCCGCTTTTCCCGTTGGAATTCTGCTTGACCCCAATGACCTCGGATCGTGAGCGCAGCGTGTCCCCGGGCCAGACCGGCAGATGCCAGCGCCCTTCGGCATAGCCGAGATTGGCAATCGCGTTCAGCGACACATCTGGCACGGTTTTGCCAAAGACCACATGAAAGGCGATCATGTCATCCAGCGGGCTGAATGGCATCCCACAGGTTTGCGCAAACTGGTCCGATGAATAAAGCGCATGCCGCGCCGGATAGAGCATATGATAAAGCGCGCGTTCGCCCATTTTGACCGTGCGGGGCACTGCATGATTGATCACCTGCCCGACCGCATAGTCTTCGAAAAAGCGGCCGTCATTGGTCTTGGTGCGCATCAGTGCTCTCCGAGTTTGGTGTCAGCGGTATAGGTGCCGAGCGCCTCTTTGGTGACCGCTTGCCCGCAGCGCATGACACCCGCACGATGGTCCCACGTCTGCGTCGGACTACCGTGCAAGGACCAGCCTTTGTTCAACGCATCCGTGACTTTATGGCAAAAGGCGGAAGTATCCTCCGCTGAGAGGAAGCGATAAAGTATCATGCGCAATGCTCCGGAGTTAAGTCGGGAATGGCCAGACGCCCGCCCATATGTGAACAGCTGAAATGAGCCCGTAGAGAACCAGCGTGATCACTGCCAGACGCACGCGCGTCGCCATGCCCGCCCGCTCAGGTGCGGTCCACTCAGGTTCTGCCTTGTTGATCAGGATCACCGACCCCACGGCCCAGGCAAGCAGCCCGCCGAACAGAATAATCGACGCGAGATCGCCATTGACCAGCAAATGCGCCAGCGCCCAGATCTTGAACCCTACCAGCTGCGGGTGACGCAGCTTGTATGCAGGCCACGCCTTGGCGCCCTTCGCAGCGCTCGATCCATAGACCCAGAGCGCAAAGAGCATCAGCGTGTTGTTGACGTGCATCATAAAGGCAGGCGGTTGCCAGACGGGGATAAAGTCTGCAGCCCGGTACCCCATCACCATCAAAACAAGAGATGCGACAATCGCAACGGCGGCGACACCCTTGCCCGCGTTTCCCATCGCCGCGCGCTGTTGTGGCATCAGGCGTTTGAAATAATGTGCTGCGATCCAAAGGATCAGGCCGGCGATCAGGAGTAACATTTTGCTACCTCGCGTTCAGGGTTGCTATTGCGTCCCTTTTTGCCAATGTTTCGCGCGCAGTTGCAACATGCAGATTTTCAACGATCCGGCTGTCGACCACGGCAACCGCCTGACCTTCGGCCAATGCAGCCTCATAAGCGTCAATCTGACGCTTGGCGAGTTCGACTTCTTCTTCCGTTGGCGCAAAGGCTGCATTCGCGATTGCGATCTGTGCGGGATGGATCAGCGTTTTTCCGTCAAAACCCATGTCGCGGCCCTGATCACATTCGGCCTTCAGCCCCTCATCATCTTTAAAGGCATTATAGACACCGTCCACAATCGCAACACCATGCGCCTTGGCGGCCAACAGGCACAGGCCCAGCCCGGCCATCATCGGCAAACGATCCGAGCGGAACCGCGTGCCCATGTCTTTGGCGAGATCGTTGGTACCCATAACCAGCCCTGCGCAGCGCTCGTGGCTGGCAATTGCGGCGGCATTCAACATGCCAAGTGGCGTTTCCATCATCGCCCACAGCGGCAAATCACCGGTGAGCGCCGCGAGCGCCTCAAGGTGCTCCGGTCCATCCACTTTTGGCAGCAACACCGCATCCGCGCCCATGTCAGTCGCCGCCTTTGAATCCGCGACACCCCAGGGCGTGTCGAGCGCGTTGACCCGCACAATTTTCAGGCGCGCGCCATAGCCGCCCTCAGACAGCGCCTGTGCGAGCGTATCGCGTGCGCCTGCTTTTTCATCAGGCGCCACCGCGTCTTCGAGATCAAAAATGATCGCATCCACGTCCAGACTGCGTGCCTTGACCAAAGCGCGCGGGTTGGACGCAGGCAAGTACAGGACGGACCGCAGGGGTCGGTTGGAATGTGACATGAAACAACTCCGATCGTGACCGCGACGCCGGAAGCCTGTGCCAAAAGACCGAGGCATCAGCGCGCCTTATAAACTTGCGCGAATTCGTATTATTTTTAGAATTGAACATCAAGCATTTTCTCGCTGCAGTGCAGAAAGCCTCAAATTGAAACTGTTTGCGCGCGTGGTCTTTACGATTAGTTCAACTCTGTAACGGATGCTTCAGGGGTCGCTCAACAGACCTGTGCCCAGTGCAGAAAAAACTGCCGCCTGAAAATGGCCGGACACACCCGCAGCGACTGCATACCAACCGGATTAATCCGGTCACTGCCGGAAAACCGGTCTGACCAGAAGGTCAAATTTCAACTTACTCTTGAGGCAGATAGACATGAAACGCACTGTAAAAGTACTGCATCTTGGCGCGCTCACCGCAGCCGCTGCTCTTTACATCGTATCCAGCCATAGCGCGGCTGCCGAAAACCCGCGCAATTGTGGCCCGCGCGAGGCGGTTGTAGACAGGCTTGCCGAAGGATACGGCGAAACCCGCCATTCCATGGGCCTTGGCGCTAACAACTCTGTTGTTGAGGTCTTCGCATCAGAGCGCACCGGCACTTGGACGATCACCGTCACAACGCCCAATGGGCTGACGTGTCTGGTGGCATCAGGGCAGTCATTTGAACAACTTGACGAAGTCCTACCAGTCAAAGGCGAAGACGTGTAACCGCGTCACTCTAATACGGCGCTTCAGTCTTGCATGGCGCAGCCGGATAAGGCTCCCATCAGTGCCGGCGTCGCCTTGGCTCAGGTCAGCCCGTCCCAAATCAGCTTGGTGCCCGTGACGGTCAGCAAAACATACGTCAGCGCAAAAAACGCGCGTTCGGGCACCACAGCATGTGCTTTGACACCAAGCGAGGCCCCCAGAAATGCGAAGGGGGCCAGCACCAGATTGGCGGTCGCCGTCTGCAAGGTAAACATGCCAAGAAACGCATAGGGAATGAATTTCGCAATATTCACGGCCCAGAACACCAGCACCGTGGTTGCCTGATATTCCGTTTTGCCTAGTTTCTTTGACAGCAGGTAAATCGCGGCGGGCGGCCCCCCCGCGTGGCTCACGAAGCTTGTGAATCCTGCAACCGCACCCGCGAAAACGCCCGCCGCGGGGGACAGCATCTTGGTTGCAACTTTAATGAAACCATTCGCGGTGGCGATCTGCCAGATCACAAACCCAACCGAGATCACGCCAATAAGCACGCGGAAAACATCCGGTTCTGTCAGTTTGTACAAAGCTGCCCCAAGTGCCACGCCAGGCAGTGCGCCCAGAATCAGCAAAATCGCTGCCTGCATATCCCACTTGCGCCAATACGGCCGCAGCGTACTGGCGTCGATCAGCATCAACAGAGGCAGCATCACCCCCAGAGCGAGGCCGGGCTCCACGACCAGCGCCAGAATGCTCGCCGAGGCAAAGGCGGCGCCTGATCCAAATCCCCCCTTGGAAATCCCCGCGAATATAACGGCCGGTCCTGCGATCAGGAAAAATGTCAGGTCGAGTGTCAGCATCCCTGCCTTTAAGACCCATACACAGAGCATTGTCCAATGCTATCAGCGGGGGCCAATGATTGGTTCGATCCTCTAAGTAAACTTGCGCAAGCCGCGTTCATTCGCTAGCAGGGCTACGAAATCAACCGAACGCGGAGCATCTTCAAAATGGCAAGACCCAAAATCGCACTGATCGGCGCAGGCCAGATCGGCGGCACGCTCGCCCACCTCGCAGCCCTCAAGGAATTGGGCGACGTCGTCCTCTTCGACATCGCCGAAGGCGTCCCGGAAGGCAAAGCGCTGGATATCGCCGAAAGCGGCCCATCCGCAAAATTCGATGCCAGAATGTCGGGTACACAATCCTATGCCGATATCGCAGGCGCGGATGTTTGCATCGTGACCGCTGGTGTTGCACGCAAACCCGGCATGAGCCGCGATGACCTTCTGGGGATCAACCTCAAGGTGATGAAATCTGTCGGCGAAGGGATTGCCGCACATGCACCCGATGCATTCGTGATCTGCATCACCAACCCGCTCGATGCGATGGTCTGGGCCCTGCGCGAATTCTCGGGCCTGCCGCATGAAAAAGTATGCGGTATGGCGGGTGTCCTTGATTCGGCACGCTTCCGGCATTTCCTCGCGGATGAATTCGATGTGTCCATGAAAGACGTCACCGCCTTTGTTCTGGGCGGTCATGGTGACACGATGGTCCCTTTGGTGCGTTATTCCACCGTTGCGGGCATCCCGCTGCCGGATCTGGTCAAGATGGGATGGACCACACAAGATAAACTGGATGCCATCGTGCAACGCACCCGCGACGGCGGTGCCGAAATCGTCGGCTTGCTGAAAACCGGCTCTGCGTTTTATGCGCCTGCCACATCCGCGATCGAAATGGCCGAAAGCTACCTCAAGGACCAGAAACGCGTGCTGCCCTGCGCGGCCTATGTTGATGGTGCTTATGGCCTGAAGGGCTTTTATGTCGGCGTGCCCACGGTGATCGGCGCGGGCGGCATCGAGCGCGTGGTCGAAATCTCGATGAACAAGGATGAGCAGGCCATGTTCGACAGCTCTGTCAAGGCGGTCAAAGGGCTGGTCACAGCCTGCAAGGGCATCGACGACAGCTTGTCCTGAACCGAAATAGCTGACACAAAAGAAAACGCCCCGGAAATCTCCGGGGCGTTTTTTGTTTGTCTATGGACTGGTTCAAGCCGCTTTACGCTTGCGCCGTGCCATGAAGCCAAAGCCGCCGATGCCAGCCAATAGCAATGGCAGCGCCGCAGGTACTGGAACGGGCGCGACAGAAACAGCGTTTATGTAAAAGTTGTGGCCATCAGCCACTTTACCAAACACCCAAGTATCAGACGCCCCGAGCGAAGTGTAATCATTTACGCCCATTGTGATTGCTAGG contains:
- a CDS encoding NnrU family protein, which gives rise to MLLLIAGLILWIAAHYFKRLMPQQRAAMGNAGKGVAAVAIVASLVLMVMGYRAADFIPVWQPPAFMMHVNNTLMLFALWVYGSSAAKGAKAWPAYKLRHPQLVGFKIWALAHLLVNGDLASIILFGGLLAWAVGSVILINKAEPEWTAPERAGMATRVRLAVITLVLYGLISAVHIWAGVWPFPT
- a CDS encoding MaoC family dehydratase, with the protein product MRTKTNDGRFFEDYAVGQVINHAVPRTVKMGERALYHMLYPARHALYSSDQFAQTCGMPFSPLDDMIAFHVVFGKTVPDVSLNAIANLGYAEGRWHLPVWPGDTLRSRSEVIGVKQNSNGKSGVVWVRTTGLNQNDETVMDYVRWVMVRKRDPEADAPEPVVPDLAKVVAPDTLVIPRGLDFTNYDFTLAGEPHRWGDYEVGETIDHVDGVTIEEAEHMMATRLWQNTAKVHFDTSARPDGSRLIYGGHVISMARTLSFNGLANAQMIVGLNGGAHANPCVSGDTVRAWSEVLDKAETSAPGVGAIRLRLVATKGGAPFDLRGEDGKYLPNVLLDLDYWALMPV
- a CDS encoding sulfite exporter TauE/SafE family protein, which produces MLTLDLTFFLIAGPAVIFAGISKGGFGSGAAFASASILALVVEPGLALGVMLPLLMLIDASTLRPYWRKWDMQAAILLILGALPGVALGAALYKLTEPDVFRVLIGVISVGFVIWQIATANGFIKVATKMLSPAAGVFAGAVAGFTSFVSHAGGPPAAIYLLSKKLGKTEYQATTVLVFWAVNIAKFIPYAFLGMFTLQTATANLVLAPFAFLGASLGVKAHAVVPERAFFALTYVLLTVTGTKLIWDGLT
- a CDS encoding DUF1737 domain-containing protein gives rise to the protein MILYRFLSAEDTSAFCHKVTDALNKGWSLHGSPTQTWDHRAGVMRCGQAVTKEALGTYTADTKLGEH
- the mdh gene encoding malate dehydrogenase, which translates into the protein MARPKIALIGAGQIGGTLAHLAALKELGDVVLFDIAEGVPEGKALDIAESGPSAKFDARMSGTQSYADIAGADVCIVTAGVARKPGMSRDDLLGINLKVMKSVGEGIAAHAPDAFVICITNPLDAMVWALREFSGLPHEKVCGMAGVLDSARFRHFLADEFDVSMKDVTAFVLGGHGDTMVPLVRYSTVAGIPLPDLVKMGWTTQDKLDAIVQRTRDGGAEIVGLLKTGSAFYAPATSAIEMAESYLKDQKRVLPCAAYVDGAYGLKGFYVGVPTVIGAGGIERVVEISMNKDEQAMFDSSVKAVKGLVTACKGIDDSLS
- a CDS encoding HpcH/HpaI aldolase/citrate lyase family protein, which gives rise to MSHSNRPLRSVLYLPASNPRALVKARSLDVDAIIFDLEDAVAPDEKAGARDTLAQALSEGGYGARLKIVRVNALDTPWGVADSKAATDMGADAVLLPKVDGPEHLEALAALTGDLPLWAMMETPLGMLNAAAIASHERCAGLVMGTNDLAKDMGTRFRSDRLPMMAGLGLCLLAAKAHGVAIVDGVYNAFKDDEGLKAECDQGRDMGFDGKTLIHPAQIAIANAAFAPTEEEVELAKRQIDAYEAALAEGQAVAVVDSRIVENLHVATARETLAKRDAIATLNAR